Proteins encoded in a region of the Onychostoma macrolepis isolate SWU-2019 chromosome 20, ASM1243209v1, whole genome shotgun sequence genome:
- the LOC131527168 gene encoding uncharacterized protein LOC131527168 — MDSKDAQESLESGGGGARCRCSNGRRTAAAVLIIQSLLTAACAAFSLKILLNQQQQQTFSQDNGIFMQMLDLDSDELRFTAIWNQSVDLNNQKRVKLSCAGPYMVYLWACVKSYGTQKAVNLTLKQENKLERGNKFHLEPGCQEMQSVFMLSNNSEVTVKVEHTEDNFKIERLFLGLHYMLGAQCFSHPLEKPSKSEDAF; from the exons ATGGACTCAAAGGATGCTCAAGAGAGTTTAGAGAGCGGCGGCGGCGGCGCACGCTGTCGCTGTAGCAACGGGAGGAGGACCGCGGCGGCGGTGCTCATCATCCAGAGTTTATTAACAGCCGCCTGCGCCGCCTTCAGCCTCAAAATCTTACTCAACCAGCAGCAA cagcagACGTTTTCACAGGACAACGGGATATTCATGCAAATGCTCG acttAGATTCAGATGAGCTGAGATTCACAGCCATCTGGAACCAGAGTGTGGATCTGAACAATCAGAAGAGGGTGAAGCTGTCCTGTGCAGGACCGTACATGGTCTATCTGTGGGCTTGTGTGAAGAGCTACGGCACTCAGAAGGCTGTCAACCTGACACTGAAACAGGAAAATAAATTGGAACGGGGAAATAAATTCCACCTGGAGCCAGGGTGCCAGGAGATGCAAAGCGTTTTCATGCTCTCCAATAATAGCGAAGTCACAGTGAAAGTCGAACACACCGAAGACAATTTCAAGATTGAAAGGCTCTTCTTAGGCCTGCACTACATGCTAGGAGCCCAATGCTTCTCTCATCCACTAGAGAAGCCATCCAAGTCAGAAGACGCTTTTTGA